The nucleotide sequence TAGCAATCGCACATCCAAGTGTAAGTGAAATTATATAAAATGGATCTACAAATGCTAAAAAGTTTAAAATTTCACTTATCCTAAATCCTATAGGTCCAAAGTAAGAAAATTGCCCCAGTGCAATAGTTGAAACTATGTATAGTGCAGCAACTAAAGATATTTTCACAAGTTTACTAGTCTTATTCACTTAATTTGCCTCCAACTCCATCTAAATCTGAATTACATCTTATATCTATATCATCTAATACCTCAACTCTATCGTAATAACTTGTTTGAATTAATTTGAAAAGTTCACTTTCATAAAACTTTTCTATAAGGGAATTATTTCTCTTTACTTTTGTAGTATTTTCGCAGAATATATTTATTGTAACACGTTCAAAATAATCCAATGCTAAATATAAATCCTTTCTAAGTCCTTCTACAGTTTGATTTTCCATACCAAATAATAAGTTTACCCAATCAAAATTTTCAAAGTTGCATGCTCTTCTATTTCCAATGCCTTTATTCAATACGTTCTCCCTATATTTTATATTAAAGCTCTCAGCCCCAACTATAAATTTCAAATCTGTAGGTGCAAAATATTTTCTAAATAAATTTATATCATTTTCATACTTTACATGGCTTTCCATAATAAGTTGTTTTATGTTTTTATTCCTACATAATTTTATGAGTTCAAATATAGTTGCAACATCTAATTCACTTGCACTTCCAGAGTTCATCACTTGAAGAACTCCATATTTTCCAGTAACCTTTGAAAGTATTTCATGATTCAATTTATGATTTCGAAATGCACTTACATCTCGATCTAGATGATAATCACAAAACACACACCTTCCCCAACAACACCCGCTTCCTCTGAGAAGCACCACTTCTCTTGGCAGCCTCTTAATCACTTCTCCATATCTCTTTAATTTAGGTAAATTCTCCATATTTCCTCCCGATATTGTATGATTAAATTTTAAAATACATCAATATAAAATATATAAAACAAGACATGGAACTACCCTGATATGTAAAATAGATTTTTAACACAAAATAAAAAGGCAGTAAAATTACCACCTTTGAATTACAAAATAGACTATTTTCATAGTCAATCCATAGTTTTATTTATAGACAGGATGGTTCCGAACTGTCATTTATGTAATTTTATATATTATAGAACCAAGTAGTAACTCATTTTACACTATCCAATTTAAATAGTTACATATTTAATATTATTTTGATTTTGCTCTATTAGCTTTTTTAAGTCTTCAAAAGAGATCCAAACCGTTGCAGTATTATCATTAGGATGAACTCCAAGCTTATCTTTACCTATAAGAGTCTTATCAAATACTACTTCTACGGAGGCATTTATATCATTTATTACTCCAAGTGGTGTTACTTCCCCTTTCTTAAGCTTCAAATATTTATCAAGTCTTTCAGCTGATGCAAAACTAAGCCTTGTGGAACCCAATTGCTTTTGAAGACTTTTTAAATCAGCTTTCTTATCTTTATCTAAAACTACAAGAAAATGTCTTTTACCTTTTTCATCTCTAAGAAATAAATTTTTACATACATCTCCTTTGTCAGTAATCCCCAAATCATCCATTTCCTCTATTGTAAAAACAGCCGGATGGTTTGTAACTTCATATTTAATATTTAATTCATTTAATTTCTCAAAAACTTTTTCTTGCTCACTCATTAATATTTCCTCCTATTATTTAAAATTATATTTAAATTAATCGATAATGTAAATTTGTCATCTTATATTCAAATTTTATGTATATATTTCCGTATAAAATATAGGGTTTGTAATTCCAAGCTTAGGTTATACGTAAGCTTTCATTTATAAACCCTATACCTATTTATAGGTTTTACAATACCTTGATTAGATATCCATTTTATATACATATTCGACACTTATAAAAAAAGACCTTCTTTAATTATATTTATTATTTCTAGCCAGTAGCTTTTCATTAATAACCAGCAGCAAAATTCATACTAATCACAAAACAAATTACTCAATAAGAATAAATACAGGTAATAGTATTAATTTTATTAGTAACACTTCTGATGTAATCATCCTATTGTTTCTTATATCGTCTTTTATATAGTTACGAATCTTTGATTAGCTGTTGATGATTTCCTTTATACTACAATAATTATTGTAAATTTAGATTTTTTATAAAATATTCGTTTATATTAATCCTCCTTATATTATATTGATTGACATTTAATTATTCAAATGGTAATATTGTGTTATGATATCATCGTAATACGAGGTACTTTAATTATGAATAAACAAATTATGAAAGGAAGTATCGATATACTTATTCTTATTTTAATAAACAAAAAGGATTTATATGGATATAAAATTTCAAAAATTATTAAAGAAAAAAGTAATATGACTTACTCTATGGGTGAAGGGACATTATATCCTGCTTTAAAAAGATTAGAGGGTAAAAATCTAATTAAATCCTATTGGCAGAATAACAATTCAACTTATAAGCGAAAATATTATTCAATCACACCATTAGGTAAAAAAATTCTACAAGAGAGTCTAAATGAGTGGAACAAAATAACCAAATTAATAAATAATTGTATGGAGGATTAACTAATCATGTTGGATTTTAAACAATTTGTAGAAGACATTATTGATAAAAGAGGTATTAATGAGAATGATAGTTTAGAATTAAAAGATGAAATCCTATCACATCTTTCATTACTAAAAGATGAATATTTAGAAAAAAGCTATAACGAAGAGGAAGCCATTAAATTGTCAATTAAAAATTTTGGTAATTCTAATTTGATAGGTAATAATCTGAAATCAAATCTTCCTTCTAAAAATAAATATTATAAATTTAACTTTAAGAATATGATTAAGCTTATTTGTAATATGATTTTACTTTATTTAATTCTTGTATTCTTTTTTGCATGCATTATAAGTAAAAATATAAATTCTAAATATTTCTCAATAGTAATTCCTTTTATACTAACTATTTTTTCTTTTTTATATATAAACATAAAAATAAATAATACTAAAAGTGCTATAAAAAGCATTATCATATGTAATATATCTTCATTTATAATCATAAAATTACTTTCAACTTTTATTTTATTTATTGCGGTAGTATTATTTGGTAGTCCATTTAATAGATCACTTTTATGGTCATTATTTTCGTATTTAATTATTCATATATTTATTTCATTTATGCCATTTGTTACATTTACTATATCTTCAATAATATTTACAAAA is from Clostridium fermenticellae and encodes:
- a CDS encoding prolyl-tRNA synthetase associated domain-containing protein yields the protein MSEQEKVFEKLNELNIKYEVTNHPAVFTIEEMDDLGITDKGDVCKNLFLRDEKGKRHFLVVLDKDKKADLKSLQKQLGSTRLSFASAERLDKYLKLKKGEVTPLGVINDINASVEVVFDKTLIGKDKLGVHPNDNTATVWISFEDLKKLIEQNQNNIKYVTI
- a CDS encoding PadR family transcriptional regulator; its protein translation is MNKQIMKGSIDILILILINKKDLYGYKISKIIKEKSNMTYSMGEGTLYPALKRLEGKNLIKSYWQNNNSTYKRKYYSITPLGKKILQESLNEWNKITKLINNCMED
- a CDS encoding permease prefix domain 1-containing protein, which produces MLDFKQFVEDIIDKRGINENDSLELKDEILSHLSLLKDEYLEKSYNEEEAIKLSIKNFGNSNLIGNNLKSNLPSKNKYYKFNFKNMIKLICNMILLYLILVFFFACIISKNINSKYFSIVIPFILTIFSFLYINIKINNTKSAIKSIIICNISSFIIIKLLSTFILFIAVVLFGSPFNRSLLWSLFSYLIIHIFISFMPFVTFTISSIIFTKLSNKIIFSKIRNIYETKLTSVLFFFLSIVLLISFYMLPNSNLILKGILMNLTNSKIIQFHKNILYLVVNENILIPNIGLIFLLFLLIKLFMLIYKKGIKSIF